Proteins encoded in a region of the Megalops cyprinoides isolate fMegCyp1 chromosome 3, fMegCyp1.pri, whole genome shotgun sequence genome:
- the LOC118774936 gene encoding TNF receptor-associated factor 4-like, producing MPGFDYKFLEKPKRRFQCPLCSKTMREPVQVSTCGHRFCDTCLQEFLSEGVFKCPEDQLPLDYAKIYPDPELEQQIMSLPIRCIHSEEGCRWTGQMKQLQGHFSTCAFNVIPCPNRCAAKLTRRDLPDHLQYDCVKRKVKCEFCGNEFTGEAYENHQGICPQESVYCENKCGARMMRRLLSQHSLAECPKRTQPCKYCGKEFVFDTIQNHQYHCPRFPVQCPNQCGTPNIAREDLAAHVKESCCSALVLCPFKDAGCKHRCPKLAIGRHLEDSTKSHLTMMCSLVTRQRQEILELRRELEELSVSHDGVLIWKLADYARRLQESKLRSNHEFFSPPFYSHRYGYKLQVSAFLNGNGSGEGTHLSIYIRVLPGEYDSLLEWPFSYKVTFSILDQSDPSLSKPQHITETFNPDPNWKNFQKPCPSARNSLDESTLGFGYPKFISHEEIKKRNYIRDNAIFLKASIDIPQKIIA from the exons tgAGGGGGTCTTCAAGTGTCCTGAGGACCAGCTGCCCCTGGACTATGCCAAG ATCTACCCCGACccggagctggagcagcagatcATGTCTCTGCCCATCCGCTGCATCCACAGCGAGGAGGGCTGCCGCTGGACCGGCCAGATGAAGCAGCTGCAG GGCCACTTCTCCACCTGCGCCTTCAACGTGATCCCCTGCCCCAACCGCTGTGCCGCCAAGCTGACCCGCCGTGACCTGCCCGACCACCTGCAGTACGACTGCGTCAAGCGCAAGGTCAAGTGCGAGTTCTGCGGCAACGAGTTCACCGGCGAGGCCTACGAG AACCACCAGGGCATCTGTCCCCAGGAGAGTGTTTACTGCGAGAACAAGTGCGGTGCGCGCATGATGCGCAGACTCCTGTCCCAGCACAGCCTGGCCGAGTGTCCCAAGCGCACACAGCCCTGCAAGTACTGCGGCAAGGAGTTCGTCTTCGACACCATCCAG aaCCACCAGTACCATTGCCCGCGGTTCCCGGTACAGTGCCCGAACCAGTGCGGCACGCCGAACATCGCCCGGGAGGACCTGGCCGCCCACGTGAAGGAGAGCTGCTGCAGCGCCCTGGTGCTCTGCCCCTTCAAAGACGCGGGCTGCAAACACAGG TGCCCCAAGCTGGCGATCGGCCGACACCTGGAGGACAGCACCAAGTCCCACCTGACCATGATGTGCAGCCTGGTGACCCGGCAGAGGCAGGAGATCCTGGAGCTTcgcagggagctggaggagctgtccGTCAGCCACGACGGCGTGCTCATCTGGAAGCTGGCCGACTACGCCCGCCGGCTGCAGGAGTCCAAGCTGCGCAGCAACCACGAGTTCTTCAGCCCGCCCTTCTACTCCCACCGCTACGGCTATAAGCTGCAGGTGTCGGCCTTCCTCAACGGCAACGGCAGCGGCGAAGGAACGCACCTGTCCATCTACATCCGGGTGCTGCCGGGCGAGTACGACAGCCTGCTGGAATGGCCCTTCTCCTACAAGGTCACCTTCTCCATCCTGGACCAGAGCGACCCCTCCCTGTCCAAGCCCCAGCACATCACCGAGACCTTCAACCCCGACCCCAACTGGAAGAACTTCCAGAAGCCCTGCCCCAGCGCCCGCAACTCGCTGGACGAGAGCACACTGGGCTTCGGCTACCCCAAGTTCATCTCCCACGAGGAGATCAAGAAGAGGAACTACATCCGAGACAACGCCATCTTCCTCAAGGCCTCCATAGACATCCCCCAGAAGATTATCGCCTGA